Below is a genomic region from Flavobacterium ginsengisoli.
TCAATCGTTGCTGTTGCGTTGTAAATGACTGGTTTCTTAAAAAGTGTCGACATGTAAGTTGCTGTCAATGCTCCTGCCCAAAAATGAAATTCCTGATTTTCTTTTGTATACGTTTCATTGGTTTGATAATTATAAATATCTCCAAAACCATAATTTTCATATTTATAGCGAAGCGAAGTCGTTAAAACCAGTTTCTTAGATTTTGAAGCGTAAAACGGAAGATTGAAAGCCGCTTTGAAACGATTGTGATCTTCAATTCTTCCTTTTTCATATTTATTTCCAAACAATCTTGAATCGTAATTTGATGGTCCTAAAGCTTCATATTGAACATCAAAAGTTCGTGTGTTTGGAAATTTATCAACCACGGCTTTTGCAAAGGTTTTTACGCCTGGCTCCTTTTCTTGAGCTATTACTTGTAAAGTGGAAAAAACAAACACAAAAGACATGATTTTAGATTTCATAAATTAGAATAAATTATTTCGGGGTATAGATAAAATTTGAATCCAAAAGTAATTGACATGTCTCTCTTTTTATAGCAATTTTATACCAGTGGCGTATGATTTATACGAATGGCGTTGGTATAAATTATTGCTTTCAAATGATTATAAACTATACGATTATAGTATTTTTGCCGTTATGACAATTACAAAAATCTATCAAAACTTTTTTCTGCGAAATCTTCTCGTAAATGCACTTGTCTACTTAGTCATTCTGGCCTGCGTTTACGACGAAATAAAACTAGACGGACACAGCTGGTCGTATATTCTGAGCAAAATAGCTGTAGGTTATTTTCCGTGTATTGTTTGGATTACGATTTTCAATATTTGCATCATAAAGCCTTTTCTGTTTCATAAAAAGTTTAAAATCTTCTTTACGCTTCTTGCCGTTTATTGGACTGGTTTTTACTTTTTTATGAATTGGTTTTTCCCACTTGTCGGATTAGGAAATTTTAAGACACTTCAAATTTTATCGCTTATTATAAACGGTTCTTTCTTTTATTTTCTTCATATTGTGATTACCAAAAAAATGAGTCAGGCCGATAAAGACATTATGAATTTTAAGTCTGAACTTTCGTTTTTAAAACAGCAATTGAATCCGCATTTTTTATTGAATGCAATGAATAATCTTTACGGAGAAGCCCTTGCAGAACCCGATAAAGTTCCAGACAGAATCCTGAATCTTTCAGACATGCTGCGCTATCAAATTGAAGCTTCTAAAAAAGATTTTGTTTTAATGGAAGAAGAAATCGCTTTCATAAAAAAATATATCGAATACTATACCTTTAGAAACGAAAGGCTCGCTGTAAAACAAAACATTGAAGGTGTGCACGATCAAATCGAGATTCCGCCTTTGTTCTTTCTGCCTTTGGTAGAAAACGCAGTGAAGTTTTCTGCCGAAACTCCAGAACCGTTTATTAATCTGGATTTGAAAGTGCGATGCCAAGGCGTGATTTTTACATTGAAAAACAATTATCTCGATTCGGGTTCGCGACTTTCGAGCACCGGAATCGGAATTGAAAATCTAAAAAGACGTTTGGAAGTTTACGGCCTAAAACACAATTTGAGCTGTAAAAAAGAGAAAAATATGTTTACCGTAAAACTAACCATATGGCACTTACCTACCGCTGTCTAATAATTGATGACGAATCGCCGGCGCACAAAGCCTTGATTTCGCACATTTCTAAATTTGACGAACTGGAACATTCTGGAAGCGCTTTTAATGGTATGGAAGCCATAAAACTGCTCAACGAAAACCAATACGATATTATTTTTCTAGACATTAATATGCCTGTAATTTCGGGTGTAGAATTAATGGAACTGCAACCCAATCGTCCGATTACGATTGTAACAACGGCTTATTCAGATTTTGCCCTTTCGGCTTACCAAAACGATGCGATTGATTATTTACTAAAACCTATTTCGTTTGATAAATTCTCAAAAGCAATAGAAAAAGCCAAAACATATCATTCTGGAAATAATCTAAAAAAAGAAAGCGACGACGACGAAAAAGTCCTTTCTTACCGCTCTAACGGGCAAATAATTGAAACGCCTCTTTCTGATATTTTATACATCGAAAGTCTCGGCAATTACATGAAATTGTACAACTGTAAACTAAAATCTCCAATTGTCATTTACGGTTCGCTTGCGAGTATAAGTGCCGAAATTGATTGTGCGCATTTTCTGCAAGTTCACCGATCTTATATTGTAAATACCACTAAAATTACTGCTGTAACTGCCAAAAATCTTACAATGTCAAATGGTGATATTATTCCTGTCGGAAGGAAATATCAGATTCTGCTAAATAATCTTCCAATTAGATAATTTGTCAATTTGGATAATTAGATAATTTTTGAAAAGCTCAACTTTTTTAAGTTGGGCTTTTTTGTTTTTTACGGGTTTGTAAAATACGTAAAAGTACTTGCCATTGAGTTTTTATTTATTGGTATAATTGTACGAAACATATGCAATCTAAAAACTAAAATAATTCTTGGGAAAATTATGAAAAAAGAGTTTTATGGCTTTTACGCTCCAAATCAAACGGAAATTGACAAATCTTGGAATGAAGGAATTTTTGTCTTTGATGCAAATACATTACTTAATTTATATAGATATTCAGATTCAACAAGAAAAGATTTTTTAATGGCTTTATCTAAATTGAAGGAAAAATTACATATGCCTTATCAAGTTGGTTATGAATATCATTCAAATAGAAATTCAGTAATTGAAAATTTAGACACTTCATATTATACTCTCTCTGCATCAATAAAAGAAATTTGCGACAAAAATATTACTGGTGTTCTAAAACAATATGTTCGACATCCTTCTATAGAAGTAGAAACTCTAAAAAAAGTACTTAATGAATTCGTAAAAAAAATTGAAACAGAATTAGAAAAACAAAAGAAAAAACATCCTGACTTTAAGAAAGAAGACGAAGTGTTAAAACAATTAACAGAATTGTATGAAAACAAGGTTGGTGTTCCATTTAGTAAAGATGAATTAAAAAAAATATATACAGAAGGTAAAGAACGTTACGATCAATTAATACCTCCCGGTTATAAAGATCTTGAAACAAAAAAGAAAAGAGGTGATCAGCACATTTACGGGGACTTAATTATTTGGAAAGAATTAATTTCACTTACCAAAAAAGAAAAAAAGAAGTAATATTTATAACCGATGACAGAAAAGAAGATTGGTGGACAATTGAAAATGGAAAAACAATCCGCCCTAGAGAAGAATTAATAAAAGAGTTCTACGATCTAACAGGAATTAGAATTTTAATTTATAATGCAGATAATTTTCTACAGTTTGCAAAAGAAAGAAAATTAGCGACTTCAATTAAAGAACAATCTATTACAGAAGTTAAAGAAGTTAGAAAAGCTGATGAGATATCAATTACTTTGAATGAATTGAATGACATAGATTATAAAATTTCTGATAAATATATTTCAAAGTGGAATTTACCTAGTGCTAATTGGGCTAACTTATTAAAAAATGCAGAACTTTCAACTAAATGGAATTCGCCTAGTGCTAATTTGGCTAATTTAATAAAAAATGCAGAGCTTGCAACTCAATGGAATTCTATTAATTCTAATTTTGACGCTATAAGGAAAAGTTTCGAAATTGCGAGTCAATGGAATTCTAACCCTACTTTAGATGCCATTAGAAAAAGTGAAGAAATCACTAGTAAATTAACAAGTTTCGATTACACTCATCCAAAAACAGTAGAGGCATCTAAATTATCAAATGAGGTAGATCAATCAAATAAATCATCAAATGGTACTATTTCTAAATTAGAATCCAAAACAGAAAAAACTACAAACCGTCGTAAGGTCTCAAAAACGACTAAAAAAAATCCCCCTAATAGTGATACAAACAAATAAGCTTTTGTAGCCATTTAAAATTCTTTAATATATATAACAAAAAAAAGAGACTTTCTCACAAAAGTCTCTTTTCCATTTTTATAATCTTTATAAATCTTATTTCTCTTTAAGCAACTTTTCCAAATAAGAAATCTTCTCTTTTTCAGATTCTAATAAACGCTCATAAAGTTTCCTATTTTCATCATAAGATTCAATCAACTTATCGATTGGATTAAATGTTGGGTGAAATTGAAATAAAGCAGAATTATCATGATTAGTCACTGTGTTACCAATAATATTAAAAACGGCTTCATCACTAAAATTCTTAATAGTTTCTACAGAAACTCCTAAAGCTTGAGCAATTTTATTTAGCTTTTCGTCATCTATATTTTCGGTTCCTTCAAGAGTAGAGACATATTGTTGGCTCATGCCAAGAGCAATAGCAAGTGCTTCTTGCTTCATGTCTCTAAGTTCTCTAATTCGGCTAATGTTTCTGCCTATATGTTTTGGTTTTGTTGCTGTGCTCATAATTCAAAGATATTTAAAATTCTTTAAAGTTTTTTATTTCATTAAAACCTTTCTCTGCAAACAAAAGTATAACTTTTCGTACAATCAAAAAATAGATTAAAAATTTCGTTTGTACTAAATCTAATACAATATCATAATCGCGAATCTAAATAATAATAAGCGGTTTCTGAATCTTAAAAATGCATTTCCGAATTATTCAACAAGTGCTCACCTATTCAGGTTTGCGATTTTGTTAATTTTTTTCTTAAAAAAAATAACGATTCCAGTAACTTTTCCTACTTAATTCTTTAAATTCGCGACAAACCAACCCCTAAGCTATTTAAAAACCAATGTCCATTTTTAATCTTTTTAAAAGATCTAC
It encodes:
- a CDS encoding sensor histidine kinase, coding for MTCLSFYSNFIPVAYDLYEWRWYKLLLSNDYKLYDYSIFAVMTITKIYQNFFLRNLLVNALVYLVILACVYDEIKLDGHSWSYILSKIAVGYFPCIVWITIFNICIIKPFLFHKKFKIFFTLLAVYWTGFYFFMNWFFPLVGLGNFKTLQILSLIINGSFFYFLHIVITKKMSQADKDIMNFKSELSFLKQQLNPHFLLNAMNNLYGEALAEPDKVPDRILNLSDMLRYQIEASKKDFVLMEEEIAFIKKYIEYYTFRNERLAVKQNIEGVHDQIEIPPLFFLPLVENAVKFSAETPEPFINLDLKVRCQGVIFTLKNNYLDSGSRLSSTGIGIENLKRRLEVYGLKHNLSCKKEKNMFTVKLTIWHLPTAV
- a CDS encoding LytR/AlgR family response regulator transcription factor gives rise to the protein MALTYRCLIIDDESPAHKALISHISKFDELEHSGSAFNGMEAIKLLNENQYDIIFLDINMPVISGVELMELQPNRPITIVTTAYSDFALSAYQNDAIDYLLKPISFDKFSKAIEKAKTYHSGNNLKKESDDDEKVLSYRSNGQIIETPLSDILYIESLGNYMKLYNCKLKSPIVIYGSLASISAEIDCAHFLQVHRSYIVNTTKITAVTAKNLTMSNGDIIPVGRKYQILLNNLPIR
- a CDS encoding helix-turn-helix domain-containing protein produces the protein MSTATKPKHIGRNISRIRELRDMKQEALAIALGMSQQYVSTLEGTENIDDEKLNKIAQALGVSVETIKNFSDEAVFNIIGNTVTNHDNSALFQFHPTFNPIDKLIESYDENRKLYERLLESEKEKISYLEKLLKEK